In a genomic window of Aeromonas veronii:
- the rimJ gene encoding ribosomal protein S5-alanine N-acetyltransferase, giving the protein MALPHIKTARTHLTILSPDQAPMMLDFYRRNSTHLAPWEPLRDEHFYTLSYWHARLQDSYSQFFNGTGVNLVALDPAGERVIATCNFSNILMGVFKACHLGYAIDQQHQGQGVMREALSAAIDYLFREHDLHRIMACYMPANQRSGALLDRLGFEREGFARAYLMINGRWEDHILTSLINPSP; this is encoded by the coding sequence ATGGCGCTGCCACATATCAAGACGGCCCGTACCCATCTGACCATACTGTCGCCGGATCAGGCCCCCATGATGCTCGACTTCTACCGGCGCAACAGCACCCATCTCGCCCCCTGGGAGCCATTGCGGGACGAGCACTTTTACACCCTCTCTTACTGGCATGCCCGGCTGCAGGACAGCTACAGCCAGTTCTTCAACGGCACCGGCGTCAATCTGGTGGCGCTGGATCCGGCTGGTGAGCGGGTGATCGCCACCTGCAATTTCAGCAATATCCTGATGGGGGTCTTCAAGGCGTGTCATCTGGGCTATGCCATCGACCAGCAGCATCAGGGGCAGGGGGTGATGAGAGAGGCGTTGTCAGCCGCCATCGACTACCTGTTTCGGGAGCACGATCTGCATCGCATCATGGCTTGCTACATGCCAGCCAATCAGCGCAGTGGCGCCCTGCTGGATCGGCTCGGTTTCGAGCGGGAGGGATTCGCACGGGCATACCTGATGATCAATGGCCGCTGGGAGGATCACATCCTCACCTCGCTGATTAATCCGTCGCCCTGA
- a CDS encoding GNAT family N-acetyltransferase gives MFSWQLDDELALLFLQPEMASELFALCHDNREYLSQWLPWPPLIQRPVDSALFIRSAIEKFARGEGLTTAIEYQGEVVGVIGYNSIDHDLGKVVIGYWLAERWQGNGIITRACQALIHHAFEEMGMEKVEISAATDNEPSRAVCERLGMQLEGVTRRAERLGNRIVDHAHYSLLRDEWLRQREC, from the coding sequence ATGTTTTCATGGCAGTTGGACGACGAGCTTGCGCTGCTCTTCTTGCAGCCCGAGATGGCGAGCGAACTGTTTGCCCTCTGCCATGACAACCGGGAGTACCTCTCCCAGTGGCTGCCCTGGCCGCCGCTGATCCAGCGCCCCGTCGACAGCGCCCTCTTCATTCGCAGTGCCATTGAGAAGTTTGCCCGCGGTGAGGGGCTCACCACCGCCATCGAGTATCAGGGGGAGGTGGTGGGGGTCATCGGTTACAACAGCATCGATCACGACCTTGGCAAGGTGGTCATCGGTTACTGGCTGGCGGAGCGCTGGCAGGGCAACGGTATCATCACCCGGGCCTGTCAGGCCCTGATCCACCACGCCTTCGAAGAGATGGGGATGGAGAAGGTGGAGATCAGCGCCGCCACCGATAACGAGCCAAGCAGAGCCGTCTGTGAGCGGCTCGGGATGCAGCTGGAGGGAGTGACCCGGCGCGCAGAGCGGCTGGGCAACCGGATTGTGGACCATGCCCACTACAGCCTGCTGCGCGACGAGTGGCTAAGACAGCGGGAGTGCTGA
- a CDS encoding helix-turn-helix domain-containing GNAT family N-acetyltransferase: MDPRPLRALSRDLVRELGMLSQQSGNLALTPIEAHLLIELENAPATNQQLAEKLYIDKSNASRPLARLAARELISWHPHPSDGRSKEARLTVNGQGMLLELHREMDRAMEEMLAQLSLTEREQLWQGLRLYRSALSRTRRQQGYQIRPITAADNPQIAMVIRAVSAEYGLTADKGYGVSDPNLDTLSQSYHGEKSRYWVIEGPDGSILGGGGIAPLAGEKGVCELQKMYFMPTLRGLGLGKRLVLQALDAARGLGYRRCYLETTKVLREATSLYESLGFEHLPGPLGCTGHGDCEICMVKLL; the protein is encoded by the coding sequence ATGGATCCCCGTCCCCTGCGCGCCCTGTCACGCGATCTGGTTCGCGAACTCGGCATGCTCTCCCAGCAGAGCGGCAATCTGGCCCTCACCCCTATCGAGGCTCACCTGCTTATCGAGCTGGAAAACGCCCCCGCCACCAACCAGCAACTGGCGGAAAAACTGTACATCGACAAATCCAACGCCAGCCGCCCGCTGGCCCGCCTCGCCGCACGGGAGCTTATCAGTTGGCACCCGCACCCCTCCGACGGACGTAGCAAGGAGGCCCGTCTCACCGTCAACGGTCAGGGGATGCTGCTGGAGTTGCACCGGGAGATGGACAGGGCGATGGAAGAGATGCTGGCGCAGTTGAGCCTGACCGAGCGGGAGCAACTGTGGCAAGGGTTGCGGCTCTATCGCAGTGCCCTCTCCCGCACCCGTCGCCAACAGGGTTACCAGATCCGCCCCATCACGGCGGCGGACAATCCCCAGATCGCCATGGTGATCCGCGCCGTATCGGCCGAATATGGCCTGACCGCCGACAAGGGCTATGGGGTCTCGGATCCCAATCTCGATACCCTCTCCCAAAGCTATCATGGGGAAAAGAGCCGCTACTGGGTCATCGAAGGACCGGACGGTTCCATCCTCGGCGGTGGTGGTATCGCGCCATTGGCAGGAGAGAAGGGAGTCTGCGAGCTGCAGAAGATGTACTTTATGCCCACCCTGCGCGGACTGGGCCTTGGCAAACGGCTGGTGTTGCAGGCGCTGGATGCCGCTCGTGGTTTGGGCTATCGCCGCTGCTATCTGGAGACCACTAAGGTACTGCGCGAAGCCACCAGCCTCTATGAATCACTGGGCTTTGAACACCTGCCCGGCCCCCTTGGCTGCACCGGCCACGGGGATTGCGAAATTTGTATGGTGAAATTACTGTGA
- a CDS encoding LysR family transcriptional regulator: protein MSMDLDDLQLLLDVAELGSFSQAAAIRGWSQPLVSQRIAQLELSLGAPLFQRHRRGVTPTRACEQFLPSARSALATLSEGRLALQGAPALPCIRLSSLPSLTSVVFGSLLMELVDEPFEIRCTTDHSGEIMQSLLTGEADIGFVLKRPPVAGLQMELLCCSPIIAIASPLHPLAGCHGLTLEDIADQRLAPQVWGPGCDVFIQQLRRLRRAASPLHAVQPASAARDLALEHGFITLMPELAIKRDLEVGRLVRLDVRNLPQEHWDVMMAWRGGKRPNPARETVLATARTLARRWRNEG from the coding sequence ATGTCTATGGATCTGGACGATCTGCAACTGCTGCTGGATGTCGCCGAGCTGGGCAGCTTCAGTCAGGCTGCCGCCATTCGTGGCTGGTCGCAGCCACTGGTGAGTCAGCGCATTGCCCAGCTCGAACTCAGTCTCGGTGCGCCGCTGTTTCAGCGCCATCGGCGCGGAGTAACGCCGACCCGTGCCTGCGAGCAGTTTCTGCCATCGGCCCGTTCGGCACTGGCCACCCTGAGCGAAGGGCGGCTGGCGTTGCAGGGGGCGCCTGCGCTGCCCTGTATTCGGCTATCCAGCCTGCCATCCCTCACCTCGGTGGTGTTTGGCTCACTGCTGATGGAGTTGGTGGACGAGCCGTTCGAGATCCGCTGCACCACGGATCACTCCGGCGAGATCATGCAGTCGCTGCTGACCGGGGAGGCCGATATCGGCTTTGTGCTCAAGCGCCCACCGGTGGCGGGTCTGCAGATGGAGCTGCTCTGCTGCTCCCCCATCATCGCCATCGCCTCGCCATTGCATCCGCTGGCTGGTTGTCACGGCCTTACCCTGGAGGATATCGCCGATCAGCGGCTGGCACCCCAGGTATGGGGGCCGGGGTGTGATGTCTTTATCCAGCAGTTGCGGCGGCTGCGGCGGGCGGCCAGCCCCCTGCATGCGGTGCAGCCCGCCAGTGCGGCGCGGGATCTGGCGCTGGAGCACGGGTTTATCACCCTGATGCCGGAGCTGGCCATCAAGCGGGATCTGGAGGTGGGGAGGCTGGTCAGGCTCGATGTGCGCAATCTGCCGCAGGAGCATTGGGATGTGATGATGGCGTGGCGCGGTGGCAAGCGGCCCAATCCGGCCCGGGAAACCGTATTGGCCACCGCCCGAACGTTGGCCAGGCGCTGGCGCAACGAGGGGTGA
- the mdtH gene encoding multidrug efflux MFS transporter MdtH: MVDRARFWGRWFLALDTTLVILGFFVVMPMISLRFVDQLGWAAGLVGLALGLRQLTQQGLGIFGGSLADRFGARPLIVTGMLLRAVGFATLAWADSGAMLIFSCFLSGLGGCLFDPPRAALVIKFTRPHERGRFISLLMMLESAGAVTGALLGSWLLHFDFTYVCLLGAGLFTLAALCNWTLLPAYRLSVKPTPMREGLGQVLADRAFCRLVLILSGYYMLWVQVMLIFPILVKQLAGTTTAVGWMYSLETALSLALLYPIARFSERRYRLESRLMAGILLMTVGIGLVAFVSTLSGIFVLLACFYLGIIICEPARETLMTKLANPNARGSYMGFSRLGLALGGMTGYVGGGSLYDFSLQQGQPALPWLVLGTIGVATILMLAHCFSHRPELGMRAAA, from the coding sequence ATGGTCGATAGGGCGAGGTTTTGGGGACGCTGGTTTCTGGCGCTGGATACCACACTGGTGATCCTGGGTTTCTTTGTGGTGATGCCGATGATCAGCCTGCGCTTCGTCGATCAGCTCGGTTGGGCTGCGGGTCTGGTGGGGCTAGCCCTCGGTCTGCGTCAGTTGACCCAGCAGGGGCTGGGGATCTTCGGCGGCTCCCTCGCTGACCGCTTCGGTGCTCGCCCGCTTATCGTCACCGGCATGCTGTTGCGCGCCGTCGGATTCGCCACCCTGGCCTGGGCCGACAGCGGCGCCATGCTGATCTTCTCCTGCTTTCTCTCGGGTCTGGGCGGCTGCCTGTTTGACCCGCCACGGGCCGCACTGGTGATCAAATTTACCCGCCCCCATGAGCGGGGCCGCTTCATCTCCCTGCTGATGATGCTGGAGAGCGCGGGAGCCGTGACTGGCGCCCTGCTCGGTAGTTGGCTGCTGCACTTTGACTTCACCTATGTTTGCCTGCTGGGCGCCGGGCTCTTTACCCTGGCCGCCCTGTGCAACTGGACGCTGCTGCCCGCCTATCGCCTCTCGGTCAAACCGACTCCGATGCGGGAAGGGTTGGGGCAGGTGCTGGCGGATCGCGCCTTCTGTCGGCTGGTGTTGATCCTGAGCGGCTACTACATGCTGTGGGTTCAGGTGATGCTGATCTTCCCCATTCTGGTCAAGCAGCTGGCTGGCACCACCACGGCGGTGGGCTGGATGTACAGCCTGGAAACGGCGCTGTCGCTGGCACTGCTCTACCCCATCGCCCGTTTCAGCGAGCGGCGCTATCGACTGGAGAGCCGACTGATGGCGGGTATCCTGCTGATGACGGTGGGGATTGGGCTGGTTGCGTTTGTCAGCACCCTCTCCGGCATCTTCGTGCTGCTGGCCTGCTTCTATCTGGGGATCATCATCTGCGAACCGGCGCGGGAGACCCTGATGACCAAGCTCGCCAACCCCAATGCCCGCGGCAGCTACATGGGCTTCAGTCGCCTCGGACTGGCGCTGGGAGGCATGACCGGCTACGTTGGCGGCGGTTCTCTCTATGACTTTTCGTTGCAACAGGGGCAACCGGCCCTCCCCTGGCTGGTGCTGGGCACCATAGGCGTCGCCACCATACTGATGCTCGCCCACTGCTTCTCCCACCGACCGGAACTGGGAATGAGAGCCGCCGCCTGA
- a CDS encoding multidrug effflux MFS transporter — translation MPLILLLVLLVLFSPLAIDIYLPAIPQMAEQLGAEVTLMQGTITWFLFSMGLGQLLVGPLADRYGRKPIALGGVLLYGLSALGAGFATSLGELMLARVLQGFGACATSVAAFSVVRDSYGPKKSGQMISYLNGAICFIPALAPLLGGWLTAKAGWSANFWFMAGYALIVGSWLMWRMPETRPEATRSEGALISWSRYSPVLRSPSFLFNAALCMLAMAVILAYVTAAPVQLMVKLGLDMSGFSYWFTANAALNILACFMAPRFIAKVGPRRTLRIGLLVLMLSAIALTLAMHIEHPLAMMGPVFLSSIGFAMILGSAAGMALAPFGHCAGTAAALLGLFQMSGSGALVGLTGALMHDPLSQLALHMWLLLPPLLMLMTRRGRRLCLQ, via the coding sequence ATGCCATTGATACTTTTGCTCGTACTACTGGTGCTGTTCAGTCCTCTGGCTATCGACATCTACCTGCCCGCCATTCCGCAGATGGCCGAGCAGCTGGGCGCCGAAGTAACCCTGATGCAGGGCACCATCACCTGGTTCCTGTTCAGCATGGGACTGGGGCAACTGCTTGTTGGCCCGCTGGCCGATCGCTACGGTCGCAAGCCCATCGCGCTGGGCGGCGTGCTGCTCTATGGCCTGAGCGCGCTGGGGGCCGGTTTTGCCACCAGCCTCGGCGAATTGATGCTGGCGCGGGTGCTGCAGGGCTTTGGCGCCTGCGCCACCTCGGTCGCCGCCTTCTCGGTGGTACGTGACAGCTACGGCCCGAAAAAGAGCGGTCAGATGATCTCCTACCTCAATGGCGCCATCTGCTTTATTCCGGCGCTGGCCCCGCTGCTCGGTGGCTGGCTCACCGCCAAGGCGGGCTGGTCTGCCAACTTCTGGTTTATGGCCGGTTATGCGCTCATCGTCGGTAGCTGGCTGATGTGGCGGATGCCAGAGACCCGCCCGGAGGCGACCCGCAGCGAAGGAGCCCTCATCAGCTGGTCTCGCTACAGCCCGGTGCTGCGCTCCCCCAGCTTCCTGTTCAACGCGGCGCTGTGCATGCTGGCGATGGCGGTGATCCTCGCTTATGTCACTGCCGCACCGGTGCAGCTGATGGTGAAATTGGGGCTGGATATGAGCGGCTTTAGCTACTGGTTTACCGCCAACGCCGCGCTCAACATTCTGGCCTGCTTTATGGCGCCGCGCTTTATCGCCAAGGTGGGGCCTAGACGCACCTTGCGCATCGGCCTGCTGGTGTTGATGCTCTCTGCCATCGCCCTGACGCTGGCGATGCACATCGAACATCCGCTGGCGATGATGGGGCCGGTGTTCCTCTCCAGCATCGGCTTTGCCATGATCCTGGGCTCGGCCGCCGGGATGGCGCTGGCACCGTTCGGCCACTGCGCCGGTACCGCCGCCGCCCTGCTCGGCCTGTTCCAGATGAGCGGCTCCGGCGCTCTGGTTGGCCTGACCGGCGCCCTGATGCACGACCCGCTCAGCCAGCTGGCGCTGCATATGTGGCTACTGCTGCCGCCCCTGTTGATGCTGATGACCCGGCGCGGACGCCGCTTGTGTTTGCAATAA
- a CDS encoding oxidoreductase — protein sequence MSHTLNAALVGYGFAGKTFHAPFLSTTPGLSLSWVVSRDATKVQADLPDCRVGSLEEVLRDETVDLVVIATPNDTHASLARQALLAGKHVVIDKPFALDLAEAQALVELAEKQQRLLSIFHNRRWDGDFLTVRRLLAEGTLGQIAQFESHFDRYRPEVRRRWREAGGPGSGLWFDLGPHVLDQALQLFGQPDWLQADLAEQRPGALADDYFHVVLGYGALRVILHGSCLVSATMPRFVIHGSQGSFVKFGMDVQEDQLKQGLRPPAADWGVDGAPGQLSRIVDGQLQQQSVVGEAGDYGAYYLGVCAAIKGEGGNPVPACEALAVMALLDLARQSHLEGKRLPCQKLSD from the coding sequence ATGAGCCACACTCTCAACGCAGCCCTGGTGGGCTATGGCTTTGCAGGCAAGACCTTCCACGCCCCCTTCCTCTCCACCACGCCGGGCTTGTCCCTGAGTTGGGTGGTGAGCCGCGATGCCACCAAGGTGCAAGCCGATCTGCCCGACTGCCGGGTCGGTTCGCTGGAGGAAGTGCTGAGGGATGAGACCGTCGATTTGGTGGTGATCGCCACCCCCAACGACACCCACGCCTCTCTCGCCCGCCAGGCGCTGCTGGCAGGCAAACACGTGGTGATCGACAAACCCTTTGCACTGGATCTGGCCGAGGCGCAAGCGCTGGTCGAGCTGGCCGAAAAACAGCAGCGACTGCTCAGCATCTTCCACAACCGCCGTTGGGATGGCGATTTTCTCACCGTGCGCCGCCTGCTGGCAGAAGGGACGCTGGGGCAGATCGCCCAGTTCGAATCGCACTTCGATCGCTATCGCCCCGAGGTGCGCCGGCGCTGGCGCGAAGCGGGTGGCCCGGGCTCCGGCCTCTGGTTCGATCTCGGCCCCCACGTGCTGGATCAAGCGCTGCAGCTGTTCGGCCAGCCGGACTGGCTGCAGGCCGATCTGGCCGAGCAGCGCCCCGGCGCACTGGCGGACGACTATTTCCATGTGGTGCTGGGTTACGGCGCTCTGCGGGTTATTCTGCACGGCAGCTGTCTGGTTTCGGCCACCATGCCGCGTTTCGTGATCCACGGCAGCCAGGGCTCGTTTGTGAAATTCGGTATGGATGTGCAGGAAGATCAGCTCAAGCAGGGCTTGCGGCCACCGGCAGCGGATTGGGGCGTGGATGGTGCACCCGGTCAGCTCAGCCGCATTGTCGATGGTCAGTTACAACAGCAGAGCGTGGTGGGTGAGGCGGGGGATTATGGCGCCTACTATCTCGGCGTCTGTGCCGCCATCAAGGGCGAAGGGGGCAACCCGGTGCCAGCATGCGAAGCGCTGGCAGTGATGGCACTGCTGGATCTGGCCCGTCAGAGCCACCTCGAGGGAAAACGGCTGCCCTGTCAGAAGCTGTCTGACTAA